A single Sporosarcina sp. FSL W8-0480 DNA region contains:
- a CDS encoding CAP-associated domain-containing protein, producing the protein MRKIFLFIIFIVALYLTKPLWEAPVSNYIDLSFLNPVDEKIETVMESESVTSAMNSILNTADKFFIFISSKSSEMERLIPDKIAKPTLATPDHSAMSIHNIEIGFTEEQVKAELGEPKNHSLNEYGTEWFTYHEDYQNFVMISFDEKWKVNAIYTNDDLISSKAGIQYGTEKAKVRQAYGEPLKEIRKGLNIYVLQDNEGMDLFKIGDVYMYVFYDLHKNTTVTAVQLITTSLEHRKTGMYAGGDVSLRNGFEQQLFDLTNAARVRHGRSILRWDDAISDTARKHSLDMAINDYFSHENLKGQSPFDRMKEDQIKFRRAGENLAYGQSSSIFAHEGLMNSKGHRENILIDDYSHLGIGVAFNEQSQPYYTENFFLK; encoded by the coding sequence GTGAGGAAGATTTTTTTATTCATTATATTCATAGTTGCGCTCTACCTAACAAAACCTTTATGGGAAGCGCCTGTTTCCAACTATATCGACCTTTCCTTTCTCAACCCTGTAGATGAAAAGATTGAAACGGTTATGGAAAGCGAATCTGTCACATCAGCCATGAACTCCATCCTCAACACTGCCGATAAATTCTTCATTTTCATCTCGTCAAAATCATCCGAAATGGAACGTTTGATCCCAGATAAGATTGCGAAGCCGACCCTCGCAACACCTGACCATTCAGCAATGTCCATACACAATATAGAAATTGGTTTTACAGAAGAACAGGTGAAGGCTGAACTTGGTGAACCGAAAAACCATTCGCTGAATGAATACGGCACTGAATGGTTCACCTATCATGAGGATTACCAAAACTTCGTCATGATTTCTTTTGATGAAAAATGGAAAGTGAATGCAATCTATACAAATGATGACCTTATCTCTTCGAAAGCCGGTATCCAGTACGGTACTGAGAAGGCAAAGGTCCGCCAGGCGTATGGTGAACCATTGAAGGAGATTCGTAAAGGCTTGAATATTTACGTCCTCCAGGATAATGAAGGCATGGATTTATTTAAAATCGGAGATGTATATATGTATGTATTTTACGATCTTCATAAGAATACGACGGTGACTGCAGTTCAACTTATTACAACATCACTTGAACATCGTAAGACCGGCATGTATGCAGGTGGAGACGTGTCCTTGCGTAATGGGTTTGAACAGCAACTTTTCGATTTGACGAATGCTGCGCGTGTACGCCACGGCCGTTCGATTTTGCGATGGGATGATGCTATTTCGGATACAGCCCGTAAGCACAGCCTCGATATGGCGATCAATGATTATTTCAGCCATGAAAATTTAAAAGGACAGTCTCCTTTTGACCGGATGAAAGAGGATCAAATTAAATTCCGCAGAGCCGGTGAAAATTTAGCGTACGGCCAATCGAGCAGCATCTTCGCACATGAGGGATTGATGAATTCAAAGGGTCACAGAGAGAATATTTTAATAGATGATTACAGTCACCTTGGCATCGGTGTTGCATTTAATGAACAATCACAGCCGTATTATACGGAGAATTTCTTTTTGAAATAA
- a CDS encoding cation-translocating P-type ATPase yields the protein MNAKRTSRITAATGLLLTAAIGLHLAGFHEWRQILLIAATVLAGIPIALKAFKALKMKAFSIELLVTIAVVGALFIGEYVESAAVTFLFLFGAYLEARTLEKTRSSLKALIDMAPFEATVVRNGETMKISVDDVEEGDRVIIRSGEKVAIDGRIITGNATLNEAAITGESVPASKTIDEKVFSGTIVDNGFIEVIAERVGDDTTFARIIELVEEAQESQSKTEKFLDRFANIYTPAIVVLSVLVYLFTRNIEMTLTFLVIACPGALVISAPVSIVAGIGNGARHGVLIKGGDIMEKLAKIDTVVFDKTGTLTRGKPEVTDIHAIDIDRTDLLRLVAEAEMISEHHLGQTIVKEAKRQGLDLRNVPENAEVIKGNGIRATIQGKVLAIGNRKLMIAEGVQIDNEIEDYAIISEKAGNTAIFASIDGKISGILSIADRIRPEAEDALRELRASGVKQIIMLTGDNRHTAELVGAQLGLDQVHAELLPEDKVAMVQKLKEAGHKVAMAGDGINDAPAIATAEIGLAMGEGGTDISMETADVVLMADRLDQFSHAYSLAKATVRNMKQNTFFAVGTVALLLAGVLLGKVFLASGMLIHEASVLIVILNAIRLIRYTKGKPAKRQNLERELAVE from the coding sequence ATGAATGCGAAACGAACTTCCCGAATCACCGCCGCGACAGGCCTATTGCTCACGGCGGCAATCGGGCTTCATCTTGCGGGCTTCCACGAATGGCGGCAAATACTGCTTATAGCGGCAACCGTTCTTGCTGGTATCCCCATTGCCCTCAAAGCATTTAAAGCGTTGAAAATGAAGGCATTCAGTATTGAATTGTTAGTGACAATCGCTGTCGTAGGTGCACTGTTCATCGGAGAATACGTCGAGTCTGCTGCAGTGACTTTCCTATTTTTATTCGGCGCATATCTTGAAGCCCGTACACTTGAAAAGACACGTTCTTCACTGAAAGCACTTATTGACATGGCGCCGTTTGAAGCAACAGTTGTCCGTAACGGCGAAACAATGAAGATTTCTGTCGATGACGTGGAAGAAGGTGATCGGGTCATCATTCGGTCCGGTGAAAAAGTTGCCATTGACGGTCGCATCATCACAGGTAATGCAACATTGAATGAGGCTGCAATCACTGGAGAATCCGTACCAGCATCAAAAACGATTGATGAAAAGGTCTTTAGCGGAACAATCGTCGATAATGGCTTTATCGAAGTGATTGCTGAGCGTGTTGGGGATGATACGACATTTGCACGCATCATTGAACTTGTTGAAGAGGCACAGGAATCCCAGTCGAAAACAGAGAAATTCCTCGACCGGTTCGCCAATATTTACACACCTGCAATCGTCGTGCTATCTGTCCTTGTTTATTTATTCACAAGAAATATTGAAATGACTCTCACCTTCCTTGTCATCGCTTGTCCAGGAGCCCTCGTCATTTCTGCTCCAGTCTCAATCGTAGCAGGCATCGGTAATGGAGCTCGTCACGGCGTCCTTATCAAGGGTGGAGACATTATGGAAAAACTCGCTAAAATCGATACGGTTGTCTTCGATAAGACGGGTACATTGACTCGTGGGAAACCCGAAGTAACTGACATTCATGCAATCGACATCGACAGAACAGATCTCCTCCGCCTTGTTGCGGAAGCTGAAATGATTTCCGAACATCACCTTGGTCAAACAATCGTCAAAGAAGCGAAACGCCAAGGCCTTGACCTGCGAAATGTTCCCGAAAATGCTGAAGTGATCAAAGGAAACGGCATCCGTGCGACAATTCAAGGAAAAGTGCTCGCTATCGGGAACCGCAAATTGATGATTGCCGAAGGAGTACAGATTGATAATGAAATAGAAGACTACGCAATTATTAGCGAAAAAGCCGGTAACACTGCAATATTCGCAAGCATTGACGGAAAGATTTCCGGAATTCTATCAATTGCGGACCGGATTCGCCCCGAAGCCGAAGATGCACTTCGCGAACTGCGGGCAAGCGGCGTTAAACAGATCATTATGCTGACAGGCGACAACCGTCATACCGCGGAACTTGTTGGTGCACAATTAGGGTTGGATCAAGTCCATGCAGAGCTATTGCCTGAAGACAAAGTGGCCATGGTTCAGAAACTGAAAGAAGCGGGTCACAAAGTTGCGATGGCAGGTGACGGCATCAACGACGCACCAGCAATTGCGACAGCGGAGATCGGGCTCGCAATGGGTGAAGGTGGAACCGACATTTCGATGGAGACTGCAGATGTCGTACTCATGGCGGACCGACTCGACCAATTCTCACATGCCTACTCACTCGCGAAAGCGACCGTCCGCAACATGAAACAGAACACATTCTTTGCGGTCGGAACAGTGGCATTGCTACTTGCAGGCGTGCTTCTTGGCAAAGTGTTCCTCGCGTCTGGAATGTTGATCCACGAAGCAAGCGTCCTTATAGTAATATTGAACGCCATCCGGTTAATCCGATATACTAAGGGAAAGCCCGCAAAACGGCAGAACTTGGAACGGGAACTTGCAGTGGAATAG
- a CDS encoding superoxide dismutase family protein, translated as MKRKAVILLLMSAILVVGGCAKTKKALPVSGDKMEAIVAPLLNTAGNKIGEVTLVQETAGVMIKVEAEGLKPGLHGIHIHETGVCTAPDFKSAGAHFNPTGKEHGFDNPKGFHLGDLPNIEVPEDGKVSRELTTGDLTLKPGMENSILDGDGSALVIHADPDDYKTDPSGNSGDRVACAAITSKK; from the coding sequence ATGAAGAGAAAAGCGGTAATCTTATTACTTATGAGCGCCATCCTTGTAGTAGGGGGATGTGCGAAGACGAAGAAAGCACTGCCTGTGAGCGGGGATAAGATGGAGGCCATCGTAGCTCCTCTGTTGAATACAGCAGGAAATAAAATCGGTGAAGTGACATTAGTACAGGAAACGGCAGGGGTAATGATCAAGGTGGAAGCGGAAGGCTTGAAACCAGGGTTGCATGGTATTCATATCCATGAAACTGGGGTATGCACGGCTCCTGATTTCAAATCTGCAGGTGCTCATTTCAATCCAACAGGAAAAGAGCATGGCTTTGATAATCCGAAAGGGTTCCATTTAGGTGACTTGCCGAATATCGAAGTTCCGGAGGACGGAAAAGTGTCAAGGGAACTGACGACTGGAGACCTTACTTTGAAACCGGGAATGGAAAATTCCATCTTAGATGGGGATGGAAGTGCTCTCGTCATTCATGCGGATCCGGATGATTATAAGACGGACCCATCTGGAAACTCCGGAGATCGAGTCGCGTGCGCGGCAATTACATCGAAGAAATAA
- a CDS encoding heavy-metal-associated domain-containing protein, with protein MKKIVLNLEPLTCPSCIKKIEGALKKLDGVVEAKVLFNSGKVRAQFDESKIDADIIAKTVSGLGYPVQSQKVS; from the coding sequence ATGAAAAAAATCGTATTGAATTTGGAGCCGTTGACTTGCCCATCTTGTATTAAAAAGATTGAAGGAGCTTTGAAGAAATTGGACGGTGTGGTAGAAGCGAAAGTACTGTTCAATTCCGGAAAAGTACGGGCTCAATTCGATGAAAGCAAAATCGATGCTGACATAATCGCGAAAACAGTTTCCGGACTTGGTTATCCCGTACAATCTCAAAAAGTCTCATGA
- a CDS encoding cold-shock protein, whose product MEHGKVKWFNAEKGYGFIEREDGDDVFVHFSAIQGDGFKTLEEGQDVTFEIEQGQRGLQATNVEKN is encoded by the coding sequence ATGGAACATGGTAAAGTAAAATGGTTTAACGCAGAAAAAGGTTATGGCTTCATCGAACGTGAAGATGGCGACGATGTATTCGTACACTTCTCCGCTATCCAAGGCGACGGATTCAAAACTCTTGAAGAAGGCCAAGACGTGACTTTCGAAATCGAACAAGGTCAACGTGGACTTCAAGCAACTAACGTTGAAAAAAACTAA
- a CDS encoding zinc-dependent alcohol dehydrogenase → MKAVTFQGVKDIQVKKVQAPKIEKPDDIIVKITSTAICGSDLHIYLGTLPTYKDYVIGHEPMGIVEEVGPNVTKVKKGDRVIIPFNISCGQCFYCEHEMESQCDNSNRTPHMDTGGYFGFTERYGDYPGGQAEYLRVPYGNFTPFVVPESCELPDEALLFLSDVLPTAYWSVENAGVKKGDTVMVLGCGPVGLMAQKFAWMKGAKRVMAIDHVPYRLRHAVRMNKVEAFNFNDYDNMGAHIKELTSGGVDIVIDCVGMDGKKNIAEKIGQMMKVQGGTLSAFEIGYQAVRKFGTIQLTGVYGSLYNMFPLGNLFERNITLKMGQAPVIHYMPTLFDKIVRGEFNPTEIISHVVPIEEAAAAYHHFYEHEDECIKVILKP, encoded by the coding sequence ATGAAAGCTGTAACATTTCAAGGTGTAAAAGATATACAGGTGAAGAAGGTTCAGGCACCTAAAATCGAAAAACCTGATGATATTATTGTTAAGATTACATCCACAGCCATTTGCGGTTCCGATTTGCATATCTATTTGGGTACTTTGCCCACGTATAAGGATTATGTGATTGGCCATGAGCCGATGGGAATCGTCGAAGAAGTTGGTCCGAATGTGACGAAGGTGAAGAAAGGCGATCGAGTCATCATTCCATTCAATATATCCTGTGGGCAATGTTTTTACTGTGAGCACGAGATGGAGAGCCAATGCGATAATTCCAACCGAACCCCGCATATGGATACCGGCGGTTATTTCGGTTTCACCGAACGCTACGGGGACTATCCTGGTGGGCAAGCGGAGTATCTACGTGTCCCTTATGGCAATTTCACACCGTTTGTCGTCCCCGAATCTTGTGAACTTCCAGATGAAGCATTGTTGTTTCTATCAGACGTCCTGCCAACCGCCTACTGGAGTGTAGAAAACGCAGGTGTAAAAAAAGGTGATACGGTTATGGTTCTTGGTTGTGGACCCGTGGGACTGATGGCGCAGAAATTTGCTTGGATGAAAGGCGCGAAACGAGTGATGGCGATTGACCATGTGCCTTATCGTTTGAGGCATGCCGTAAGGATGAATAAAGTCGAAGCCTTTAATTTCAACGACTATGACAATATGGGTGCACATATTAAAGAGTTGACGAGCGGCGGTGTTGACATTGTCATTGACTGTGTCGGGATGGACGGAAAGAAAAATATTGCTGAGAAAATCGGGCAGATGATGAAGGTGCAAGGTGGAACGTTAAGTGCATTTGAAATCGGTTACCAAGCTGTTCGCAAGTTTGGAACGATCCAACTAACGGGTGTCTATGGATCCCTATATAACATGTTTCCGCTTGGGAATCTGTTTGAGCGAAACATTACGCTTAAGATGGGGCAAGCTCCAGTTATCCATTATATGCCGACACTGTTTGACAAGATTGTGAGAGGCGAGTTCAACCCTACGGAAATCATTTCGCATGTTGTCCCGATTGAGGAAGCAGCAGCCGCTTATCATCATTTTTACGAGCATGAAGATGAATGCATAAAAGTGATCTTAAAACCGTGA
- a CDS encoding MMPL family transporter, which yields MRTLARFVTTSYKAIIIGWIALFITMAIFAVRLPSLLAGDGFRMDAEHEQVMKIASEKFDLPAETMFVVFDKVNDATISSTLAKIEDLGIVSEIVSPLDHEKQYTNDVSYAMLHFEKNGKDMSGVVTEIRDAIGDEKGIVLTGQSAITKDINSASQRDLMKAEAIGLPIAIIILLLAFGSIVASVVPLLVGVATVISAFGVMALVGGQTDLSIFVLNIVPMLGLALSIDFSLLFISRYREERLKSSVLEACETTIRTAGRSVIFSAFCVFIGLGAMFVIRVEIFQNIALGGMIVVGMAVLSSVTLLPSILIVLGDRLNKGRVLKVKENGSDRWRQFANGVIKRPILITIGALILLGIAVVPVKNMDLAIPQIDSLPASYDTRASYELMDDTFGLGDQSNVYIIAERSGGWSDTDGLKAMKELEEDLSSDPLVDGLTTIFTASGVGSPKEWEQAMQIPEMKAQLEPLLASFIKDDQLLIPVTLQARGTSDEAQQWARDWSDQTDWNLLVGGQPKFNQEIFDEIFDNIGLALLIILGSTFIILMIAFRSILIPLKAILMNIVGLSATFGILVYIFQYGHFGLHPGTIALIIPVIVFSLVFGLSMDYEVFLISRMQEEYAKTFDNDHSTVEGLATTSKIITSAALIMIVLTGAFAFTDVMPVKQIGVGIAIAVAIDATIIRLLLVPSLMKLFGKWNWWMPFRKGEYKAGNWH from the coding sequence ATGCGCACACTAGCACGCTTTGTTACAACAAGTTATAAAGCGATTATTATAGGGTGGATTGCACTATTTATTACCATGGCTATTTTCGCCGTTCGCTTGCCGAGTTTACTAGCAGGAGACGGCTTCAGAATGGATGCTGAACATGAACAAGTTATGAAAATCGCATCCGAGAAATTTGATTTACCCGCTGAAACGATGTTTGTCGTATTCGATAAGGTGAATGATGCAACGATTTCGTCAACATTAGCAAAGATTGAGGATCTTGGAATAGTTTCGGAAATTGTTTCTCCGCTTGATCATGAAAAGCAATATACGAATGATGTGTCGTACGCAATGCTTCATTTCGAAAAGAATGGAAAAGATATGTCCGGTGTCGTAACCGAAATTCGAGATGCTATCGGGGATGAAAAAGGGATAGTGTTAACAGGTCAATCCGCTATCACTAAGGATATCAATAGCGCAAGCCAACGGGATTTGATGAAAGCTGAGGCGATTGGATTACCTATCGCCATCATTATTCTCTTACTCGCCTTCGGGTCAATAGTAGCTTCTGTGGTGCCATTACTCGTAGGTGTCGCCACAGTCATTTCCGCTTTTGGCGTTATGGCATTGGTTGGCGGTCAAACAGATTTGTCGATTTTTGTACTGAATATCGTGCCCATGTTGGGACTTGCTTTAAGTATCGATTTTTCATTACTTTTCATCAGCCGTTACCGTGAAGAACGGTTGAAGAGCAGTGTACTTGAAGCTTGCGAGACGACAATCCGTACAGCTGGCCGATCTGTCATTTTTTCAGCATTTTGTGTATTTATCGGCCTTGGTGCGATGTTCGTCATAAGAGTGGAAATTTTTCAGAACATCGCACTTGGCGGCATGATTGTCGTTGGCATGGCTGTACTTAGCTCGGTTACATTATTGCCATCGATTTTAATTGTCCTTGGCGATCGTTTGAACAAAGGGCGTGTGCTGAAAGTAAAAGAGAACGGTTCAGACCGTTGGCGGCAGTTCGCTAATGGGGTTATTAAACGTCCAATTCTTATTACAATAGGTGCTCTCATTTTGTTGGGCATCGCTGTTGTTCCCGTGAAAAATATGGATTTGGCAATTCCTCAAATTGATTCATTGCCCGCTTCGTATGATACACGGGCATCTTACGAGTTAATGGACGACACTTTTGGACTTGGTGACCAGTCGAATGTGTATATCATTGCGGAACGTTCGGGAGGTTGGTCTGATACAGACGGTTTGAAAGCGATGAAGGAATTGGAAGAGGACTTATCCAGCGACCCATTAGTGGATGGATTGACAACTATTTTCACCGCAAGTGGAGTAGGATCACCAAAAGAGTGGGAGCAGGCAATGCAAATTCCTGAAATGAAGGCGCAGCTTGAACCACTTTTAGCTTCATTCATTAAAGACGACCAACTATTGATTCCCGTGACACTTCAAGCAAGAGGAACATCCGATGAAGCACAGCAATGGGCAAGGGATTGGTCAGATCAAACCGATTGGAATCTACTTGTCGGCGGTCAACCGAAGTTCAATCAGGAAATCTTCGATGAGATTTTCGACAATATCGGCCTTGCATTATTAATCATCCTTGGATCGACGTTTATCATCCTCATGATTGCGTTTCGCTCAATCCTGATTCCGTTGAAAGCAATTTTGATGAATATTGTCGGGCTTTCCGCTACATTCGGTATTCTCGTTTACATTTTCCAATACGGTCATTTCGGATTGCATCCGGGTACGATTGCTCTTATCATTCCAGTTATTGTATTCAGTCTTGTTTTTGGTTTAAGCATGGACTATGAAGTGTTTCTCATTTCGCGTATGCAGGAGGAGTATGCGAAGACATTCGATAATGATCATTCGACGGTTGAGGGACTTGCGACGACAAGCAAAATCATCACGTCTGCCGCTTTGATCATGATTGTTTTAACTGGTGCTTTTGCATTTACGGACGTCATGCCCGTGAAGCAGATAGGAGTCGGCATCGCAATCGCGGTCGCAATTGACGCGACAATCATTCGCCTGCTACTTGTTCCAAGTTTGATGAAGCTGTTTGGTAAGTGGAACTGGTGGATGCCTTTTAGAAAAGGTGAATATAAAGCTGGAAATTGGCATTGA
- a CDS encoding putative RNA methyltransferase, which yields MTVSKKMQSAQLIGMNEGLFNCPICSVRMGMVEYSRLVCENMHSFDLAKTGYVNLAPQSHTTKYDKSLFEARAKVMSSGFFEPVLDKLISIVKEHVEGIDRPVLLDAGCGEGTHLSSIHSQLQIESVGIGIDLAKEGIVAASKSYPGIIWSVADLAAMPFQDEQIDVILNVLSPANYAEFNRLLERGGIVVKVVPESGYLQELRKAFYGGKPHKEETDPVERFSEHFDDVVTDRITYAFTLLEGLLASLIQMTPLTWNAGDERIGQVLAEGMKEITIDLRVIVGKRR from the coding sequence ATGACAGTATCGAAGAAAATGCAAAGTGCGCAGCTGATTGGGATGAATGAAGGACTTTTTAATTGCCCGATATGTTCTGTTAGGATGGGAATGGTAGAGTACTCACGGCTTGTCTGTGAGAATATGCACTCTTTCGACTTGGCTAAAACAGGCTATGTCAATTTAGCTCCACAATCGCATACGACAAAATATGATAAGTCGCTTTTTGAAGCACGAGCGAAAGTGATGAGCAGCGGGTTTTTCGAACCTGTGCTGGACAAGCTAATTTCCATTGTGAAGGAACATGTCGAAGGAATAGATCGCCCGGTGCTGTTGGATGCGGGATGTGGGGAAGGAACTCATCTATCCTCCATTCATTCACAGTTGCAAATTGAGAGTGTGGGTATTGGCATTGATCTCGCGAAAGAAGGAATCGTTGCTGCGTCAAAGTCCTATCCGGGAATCATTTGGAGTGTAGCAGATTTGGCCGCGATGCCATTTCAAGATGAGCAGATTGATGTGATTTTGAATGTTTTATCCCCCGCAAACTATGCGGAATTCAACCGGTTATTGGAGCGGGGTGGTATTGTTGTGAAAGTGGTGCCGGAAAGTGGATACCTGCAGGAATTACGAAAGGCTTTCTACGGTGGTAAGCCGCACAAAGAGGAAACCGACCCAGTGGAGCGTTTCAGTGAACATTTTGATGATGTTGTGACGGATCGGATAACCTATGCATTCACGTTGCTGGAAGGGTTGCTTGCATCATTGATCCAAATGACGCCATTGACCTGGAATGCAGGGGATGAGCGGATCGGTCAAGTGCTTGCAGAGGGAATGAAAGAGATCACGATTGATTTGCGTGTGATTGTCGGTAAGCGTAGGTGA
- a CDS encoding Crp/Fnr family transcriptional regulator — MSENKHCSHGEGTVEMQKMCISIVPIFNHLDPSEMNEIVKHTNSVIHPRGHTIYHEGDTSDGLYIVHKGHVKIYRLSENGKEQLVRILGPGDFTGELSLFNETVHDAYAEAMENVELCVMGRDSFQTFLMKYPAISLKVLGEFSSRLAKSEKQAARIAMETTDTRIAMYLADLSEERNSSLIKLPMTRKDLASHIGTAPETISRKLAEFEDAGWIRQVSQREIEILDMDALLLV; from the coding sequence ATGTCGGAAAATAAACATTGCAGTCACGGCGAAGGTACCGTGGAGATGCAGAAAATGTGCATCTCCATTGTTCCGATTTTCAACCATCTCGACCCTTCTGAAATGAATGAAATCGTCAAGCATACAAATTCAGTGATCCATCCCCGCGGACACACAATCTATCACGAGGGAGATACATCGGACGGCTTGTACATTGTTCATAAGGGTCATGTTAAAATCTATCGCCTTTCGGAAAATGGAAAGGAGCAGTTGGTAAGGATTCTTGGACCAGGGGATTTCACGGGAGAACTTTCTTTATTCAATGAAACGGTACATGATGCATACGCCGAAGCGATGGAAAATGTTGAACTTTGTGTTATGGGCCGGGATAGTTTCCAGACGTTTTTAATGAAATACCCTGCTATCTCACTTAAAGTATTAGGCGAATTCTCGAGCCGCTTAGCTAAATCGGAAAAGCAAGCTGCTCGGATTGCCATGGAAACTACCGACACACGGATTGCCATGTATCTCGCCGACTTATCTGAGGAACGGAATTCAAGCCTTATCAAGCTGCCGATGACAAGGAAAGACTTAGCGTCTCATATCGGCACAGCACCTGAAACAATCAGCCGGAAGTTGGCGGAATTTGAAGATGCCGGGTGGATTCGCCAAGTGAGTCAGCGGGAGATTGAGATCTTGGATATGGATGCTTTGTTGCTTGTTTAA
- a CDS encoding YebC/PmpR family DNA-binding transcriptional regulator — protein sequence MGRKWNNIKEKKASKDANTSRIYAKFGRELYVAAKQGDPDPETNQTLKMVIERAKTYNVPKAIIDRAIEKAKGGAEENYDELRYEGFGPNGSMVIVDALTNNVNRTASEVRAAFGKNGGNMGVSGSVAYMFDATAVFGLEGKTADEVLELLMEEDVEVRDILEEEDTVIVYAEPDQFHAVQEALKNAGITEFSVAELTMLAHNDVTLDADSQAQFEKMIDALEDLEDVQQVYHNVDLGE from the coding sequence ATGGGCCGTAAATGGAATAACATTAAAGAAAAAAAGGCTTCGAAGGATGCGAATACAAGTCGTATTTACGCAAAATTCGGCCGTGAATTATATGTAGCAGCAAAACAAGGTGACCCTGATCCCGAGACGAATCAAACCCTCAAAATGGTAATAGAGCGTGCGAAAACATACAACGTTCCAAAAGCTATTATCGACCGCGCAATCGAAAAAGCAAAGGGTGGCGCTGAGGAAAACTATGACGAACTCCGTTACGAAGGCTTCGGCCCGAATGGTTCGATGGTCATCGTCGATGCTCTGACGAACAACGTAAACCGTACCGCTTCTGAAGTGCGCGCAGCATTCGGAAAAAATGGCGGCAACATGGGCGTCAGCGGTTCCGTTGCGTACATGTTCGACGCGACTGCCGTATTCGGTTTGGAAGGCAAAACTGCGGATGAAGTATTGGAACTTCTTATGGAAGAAGACGTCGAAGTCCGCGATATCCTTGAAGAAGAAGACACAGTCATCGTTTATGCAGAACCCGATCAATTCCACGCAGTGCAAGAGGCATTGAAAAATGCCGGTATCACTGAATTCTCCGTGGCTGAATTGACAATGCTTGCGCATAATGACGTGACATTGGATGCAGACTCTCAAGCACAATTCGAGAAAATGATTGATGCCTTGGAAGACTTGGAAGATGTTCAACAAGTTTATCATAACGTTGATTTAGGTGAATAA
- a CDS encoding phosphoribosylaminoimidazolesuccinocarboxamide synthase, translating into MELVYKGKTKDVYKLEDGNVLLAFKDDVTGEDGVFDPGANTVGLTIEGAGKSGLRMTKFFFEKLADKKIPTHYIDADIENATMTVKPATVFGKGLEVICRFRAVGSFLRRYGAYCEEGQPLDAFVEVTIKDDDRNDPPITRDALSQLGILTEDEYEVLEKLTKEISIVVKEELAEKGLELYDIKLEFGRDPEGNIMLIDEISGGNMRVYKDGVYIAPLDLEKLMLA; encoded by the coding sequence ATGGAGCTTGTTTATAAAGGAAAGACGAAAGACGTTTATAAATTGGAAGATGGCAATGTTTTATTGGCATTCAAAGATGATGTGACCGGGGAAGACGGCGTGTTTGATCCGGGTGCAAATACAGTTGGTTTAACGATCGAAGGTGCAGGAAAATCAGGCTTGCGCATGACGAAATTCTTTTTCGAAAAGTTAGCAGACAAAAAAATTCCCACACATTATATCGATGCGGATATTGAGAATGCAACGATGACTGTAAAGCCGGCGACAGTATTTGGGAAAGGGCTTGAAGTCATTTGTCGTTTCCGCGCTGTTGGAAGTTTCTTACGGCGTTACGGGGCATATTGCGAAGAGGGACAACCTTTGGATGCGTTTGTTGAAGTGACGATTAAAGATGACGACCGAAATGACCCTCCGATTACAAGAGATGCACTATCGCAGCTTGGTATATTGACGGAAGATGAGTATGAGGTTTTAGAGAAGTTGACGAAGGAAATTTCAATTGTTGTGAAAGAGGAGCTTGCAGAGAAGGGGCTTGAGCTATACGATATCAAGCTTGAATTCGGTCGTGATCCTGAAGGGAATATCATGCTGATTGACGAAATTTCTGGGGGCAATATGCGTGTGTACAAAGATGGAGTATACATTGCACCACTCGATCTTGAGAAGTTAATGTTGGCTTAA